From a region of the Helianthus annuus cultivar XRQ/B chromosome 5, HanXRQr2.0-SUNRISE, whole genome shotgun sequence genome:
- the LOC110939937 gene encoding uncharacterized protein LOC110939937, producing MEGSSKRGGGSKKRGGGSGTKKIRPKVRANLGEPARFRLQDEPDQVPPFQTQQYPPFQTQQYPPFQSQTYHNQPFVPPFQPHQFQSQTYQTQPHTLDPLLEDNTLISHFAKAWNGPREPQPILDEDEEEEEEEEAEEEEEEEEEEQNVEVQEIVPIGRQPWTSEEEVSLTKAYLHISESRKHGNEQRKEAFWRRVINHFMKLPGARVRNMDKMTSKWSDLNRKMSQFNACFIQKSRNPQSGASEATIMQQATEMYCTTYHKRTFPHVAAWQVARHHPKWVPVELVDTHGPTAPKNRGGSKRTKTSDSGNYTTSASDNLPQMNLNDEPLDEPDQPLDEPVEEDTPTRPRRRRGGDSSSKGKEAVAESIFRIEEEKMTQYKMAEQRKETMMTLKVEREQAYKEHLKTIERQNDLKILCEKHAHLDEPFKSIVIEQKRAICAKWGWEMPSV from the exons atggaaggttcaagcaagagaggtgGTGGATCGAAAAAAAGAGGTGGCGGTTCGGGTACGAAGAAAATAAGGCCCAAGGTTCGAGCGAATCTTGGTGAGCCCGCTCGATTTAGGTTGCAAGACGAACCCGACCAAGtcccaccctttcaaacccaacaatacccgccctttcaaacccaacaatatccaccctttcaatcgcaaacgtaccataaccaaccgttcgttccaccgtttcaacctcaccaatttcaatcGCAAACGTATCAAACCCAACCCCACACACTCGACCCTctactagaagacaacaccctcATTTCTCATTTTGCAAAAGCGTGGAATGGACCACGTGAACCACAACCAATTCTTGACGAggacgaggaagaggaagaggaagaagaagcggaggaagaggaagaggaagaggaagaagaacaaaATGTTGAGGTTCAAGAAATCGTTCCAATCGGCCGACAACCTTGGACGAGCGAGGAGGAGGTCTCGTTGACGAAGGCGTATTTGCACATCTCGGAAAGTAGGAAACACGGGAACGAGCAACGAAAGGAAGCGTTTTGGAGACGGGTTATTAATCATTTTATGAAACTTCCCGGTGCAAGGGTCCGAAACATGGACAAAATGACGTCGAAGTGGTCGGATTTGAACCGAAAAATGAGCCAGTTCAacgcttgtttcattcaaaag agCCGAAACCCACAAAGTGGAGCGAGCGAGGCGACGATCATGCAACAAGCCACCGAAATGTATTGCACAACGTACCATAAGAGAACTTTTCCACACGTTGCGGCATGGCAAGTTGCGAGACATCACCCGAAGTGGGTCCCCGTTGAGTTGGTTGACACGCATGGTCCTACGGCTCCAAAAAATCGAGGCGGTTCGAAAAGAACAAAGACATCCGATTCGGGGAACTACACGACTTccgcgtcggataacttgccccaAATGAACTTAAACGACGAGCCTCTAGACGAACCCGATCAACCCCTTGACGAGCCCGTTGAGGAAGATACACCCACAAGGCCACGACGCAGACGAGGTGGTGATTCGTCAAGCAAAGGGAAGGAGGCGGTGGCGGAGTCGATCTTTAGAATCGAAGAGGAGAAAATGACCCAATACAAGATGGCCgaacaaagaaaagaaacaatGATGACCCTAAAAGTTGAACGGGAGCAGGCGTACAAGGAACACTTGAAAACGATCgaaagacaaaatgatttaaaaatcttgtgtgaAAAACACGCCCATCTCGACGAACCGTTCAAGTCAATTGTCATCGAACAAAAGCGCGCGATTTGCGCAAAGTGGGGTTGGGAGATGCCATcggtttag